One Engystomops pustulosus chromosome 7, aEngPut4.maternal, whole genome shotgun sequence DNA window includes the following coding sequences:
- the ANP32E gene encoding acidic leucine-rich nuclear phosphoprotein 32 family member E isoform X2, translating to MEMKKRITLELRNRSPTEVTELVLDNCRSSDGEIEGLNDTFKELEFLSMANVELSSLAKLPQLTKLRKLELSDNSIAGGLDVLAERCPNLTYLNLSGNKIKDLSTVEILTNLKNLKSLDLFNCEITNLEDYRDNIFRKLPQITYLDGFDQEDNEAPDSEEEDDEECEEYEDEDDEAGPPGEYEDDDDEEEGESDLGEEEEDVGLSYLMKEEIHDEEDDDDYVEDGGEGEEDDDEEEEAVVQGEKRKRDAEDEGDEDED from the exons ATGGAGATGAAGAAGCGCATCACCCTTGAATTGAGGAACAGATCCCCGACAGAG GTGACAGAGTTGGTTCTGGACAATTGCCGGTCAAGTGATGGGGAGATCGAGGGCTTAAACGACACTTTCAAAGAGCTGGAATTCCTCAGTATGGCCAACGTAGAACTGTCCTCGCTGGCAAAACTCCCACAGTTGACGAAACTCAGAAAG TTGGAGCTCAGTGATAACAGTATCGCCGGAGGACTCGATGTATTAGCGGAAAGATGTCCTAACCTCACTTATCTGAACCTGAGCGGGAACAAGATCAAGGACTTGAGCACTGTGGAAATCCTT ACAAACTTAAAAAATCTGAAGAGTTTGGACCTCTTCAACTGCGAGATTACCAACTTAGAAGATTACAGAGACAACATATTCCGGAAGCTTCCTCAAATCACATATCTAGATGGATTTGATCAGGAAGATAATGAAGCACCTGACTCTGAAGAAGAGGatgatgaag AGTGTGAGGAATATGAGGATGAAGATGATGAAGCTGGTCCTCCCGGAGAgtatgaagatgatgatgatgaagaggaGGGAGAGTCTGATTTaggagaggaagaggaagacGTGGGTCTCTCATACTTGATGAAAGAAGAAATTCAT GATGAAGAAGACGACGATGACTATGTTGAAGATGGCGGTGAaggggaggaggatgatgatg AAGAGGAGGAAGCCGTCGTACAGGGGGAGAAGAGGAAACGGGACGCAGAAGATGAAGGCGATGAGGACGAGGattga
- the ANP32E gene encoding acidic leucine-rich nuclear phosphoprotein 32 family member E isoform X1 has protein sequence MEMKKRITLELRNRSPTEVTELVLDNCRSSDGEIEGLNDTFKELEFLSMANVELSSLAKLPQLTKLRKLELSDNSIAGGLDVLAERCPNLTYLNLSGNKIKDLSTVEILTNLKNLKSLDLFNCEITNLEDYRDNIFRKLPQITYLDGFDQEDNEAPDSEEEDDEECEEYEDEDDEAGPPGEYEDDDDEEEGESDLGEEEEDVGLSYLMKEEIHDEEDDDDYVEDGGEGEEDDDGKMGQRKDLSDLSNFDKGQIVMAMRLGESISKTAGLVGCSRSAVVSTYQNWSKEGQTGNRRQPIEEEEAVVQGEKRKRDAEDEGDEDED, from the exons ATGGAGATGAAGAAGCGCATCACCCTTGAATTGAGGAACAGATCCCCGACAGAG GTGACAGAGTTGGTTCTGGACAATTGCCGGTCAAGTGATGGGGAGATCGAGGGCTTAAACGACACTTTCAAAGAGCTGGAATTCCTCAGTATGGCCAACGTAGAACTGTCCTCGCTGGCAAAACTCCCACAGTTGACGAAACTCAGAAAG TTGGAGCTCAGTGATAACAGTATCGCCGGAGGACTCGATGTATTAGCGGAAAGATGTCCTAACCTCACTTATCTGAACCTGAGCGGGAACAAGATCAAGGACTTGAGCACTGTGGAAATCCTT ACAAACTTAAAAAATCTGAAGAGTTTGGACCTCTTCAACTGCGAGATTACCAACTTAGAAGATTACAGAGACAACATATTCCGGAAGCTTCCTCAAATCACATATCTAGATGGATTTGATCAGGAAGATAATGAAGCACCTGACTCTGAAGAAGAGGatgatgaag AGTGTGAGGAATATGAGGATGAAGATGATGAAGCTGGTCCTCCCGGAGAgtatgaagatgatgatgatgaagaggaGGGAGAGTCTGATTTaggagaggaagaggaagacGTGGGTCTCTCATACTTGATGAAAGAAGAAATTCAT GATGAAGAAGACGACGATGACTATGTTGAAGATGGCGGTGAaggggaggaggatgatgatg GAAAAATGGGCCAGCGTAAGGATCTGAGCGACTTGAGCAACTTTGACAAAGGTCAGATTGTGATGGCGATGCGACTGGGTGAGAGCATCTCCAAAACGGCAGGTCTTGTTGGGTGTTCCCGGTCCGCGGTGGTTAGTACCTACCAAAACTGGTCCAAGGAAGGACAAACTGGGAACCGACGACAGCCgatcg AAGAGGAGGAAGCCGTCGTACAGGGGGAGAAGAGGAAACGGGACGCAGAAGATGAAGGCGATGAGGACGAGGattga